One segment of Streptomyces sp. NA02950 DNA contains the following:
- a CDS encoding PP2C family serine/threonine-protein phosphatase, giving the protein MIAPLWTSSTRTDQGPRLYMADAAHDFEYRAWAVADGIGDDFEPADAAATAADLAPFAAASGGAAYGLAAARSELQDFYRGCPSGQEGDCVMVTAVPMPTSGGWDFAWVGDCRAYVVQHGQLRQVTEDHTEGQKMRNWQDPYWATLAPTFDHVVTRTVLRDDEIASVRVPGPVELVLLCTDGISKVVPHEVIERIVTAPVRPRHMTRALVDAARSRRSTDNIAVTAIAPHTA; this is encoded by the coding sequence ATGATCGCCCCCCTATGGACCTCCTCCACCCGCACCGACCAAGGCCCGCGGTTGTACATGGCCGATGCCGCTCACGACTTTGAGTACCGGGCATGGGCTGTCGCCGACGGGATCGGTGACGACTTCGAGCCCGCCGACGCGGCCGCCACGGCCGCCGACCTCGCCCCCTTCGCGGCAGCTTCCGGCGGCGCCGCCTACGGCTTGGCAGCCGCCCGCAGCGAACTCCAGGACTTCTACCGGGGGTGTCCCAGCGGGCAGGAAGGCGATTGCGTCATGGTCACCGCGGTCCCCATGCCCACCAGCGGCGGATGGGATTTCGCCTGGGTCGGCGACTGCCGCGCCTACGTCGTCCAGCACGGGCAGCTGCGCCAGGTCACCGAGGACCACACCGAAGGCCAGAAGATGAGGAACTGGCAAGACCCCTACTGGGCAACGCTGGCCCCCACCTTTGACCACGTCGTCACGCGCACGGTGCTCCGCGACGATGAGATCGCCTCCGTGCGCGTACCCGGCCCGGTTGAACTCGTCCTGCTGTGCACAGACGGGATCTCCAAGGTCGTACCGCACGAAGTCATCGAGCGGATCGTCACGGCCCCGGTCCGGCCGCGCCACATGACCCGTGCACTGGTCGACGCCGCCCGCTCCCGGAGGAGCACCGACAACATCGCAGTCACCGCCATCGCGCCGCACACCGCGTAA